One window of the Corvus moneduloides isolate bCorMon1 chromosome 10, bCorMon1.pri, whole genome shotgun sequence genome contains the following:
- the SLITRK3 gene encoding SLIT and NTRK-like protein 3 codes for MKPSTAETLHKGRMLWIILLSTIALAWTTPIPLIEDSEELDEPCFDPCYCEVKESLFHIHCDNKGFINISQITESWSRPFKLYLQRNSMRKLYTNSFLHLNNAVSINLGNNALQDIQTGAFNGLRVLKRLYLHENKLDIFRNDTFLGLESLEYLQADYNVIKRIESGAFRNLSKLRVLILNDNLIPMLPTNLFKSVSLTHLDLRGNRLKVLSYRGMLDHIGRSLMEIQLEENPWNCTCEIVQLKSWLERIPYTALVGDITCETPFHFHGKDLREIKRSKLCPMLSDSEVEASLGIPQLSSSKETAWPTKPSSMLSSFHFTASSVEYKTSNKQPKPTKQPRAPRPPPTPRGLYPGPNQPPVAAYQTRPPIPIICPTGCSCSLHINDLGLTVNCKERGFHNISELLPRPLNAKKLYLSGNLIQKIYRSDFWNFSSLDLLHLGNNRISYVQDGAFINLPNLKSLYLNGNDIERLTPGMFRGLQSLHYLYFEYNLIREIQPAAFSLMPNLKLLFLNDNLLRTLPTDAFAGTSLARLNLRNNHFLALPVAGVLEHLHAIVQIDLKLNPWDCTCELVPLKQWLEALSSVSVVGEVLCASPEPLARRDLRSLELAALCPAALRPAAAAAASPPAAAPPPPAATGAAAYELPPAAAAAAVPLSVLILSLLVLFFSAVLVAAGLFAFVLRRRRRKLPFRGPRAEAADLGAVPLRCPRLFPEGGGGGGGGGGGGGGGPGERSPEKAPPAGHVYDYIPHPVTQMCNNPIYKPREEEEAAGGCAGGGEAAELLRGGGERGFSHPAASAAAPEPGSSYRTLLEKEQEWSLAVSSSQLNTIVAVHPQHPAGGGLAAGALGAAAAGGAPRDRDRPPPCAVGFVDCLYGTVPKLKELHVHPPGMQYPDLQQDARLKETLLFTAGKGFPDHQTPTSEYLELRAKLQTKPDYLEVLEKTTYRF; via the coding sequence ATGAAACCTTCCACGGCAGAGACGCTTCATAAAGGAAGGATGTTGTGGATAATTCTTCTAAGCACAATTGCTCTAGCATGGACTACACCTATTCCCTTGATAGAGGACTCGGAGGAACTGGATGAGCCCTGCTTTGATCCATGTTACTGTGAAGTGAAGGAGAGCCTTTTCCATATACATTGTGACAACAAGGGATTTATAAATATTAGTCAGATAACAGAGTCGTGGTCAAGACCTTTTAAACTTTATCTGCAGAGGAATTCCATGAGGAAATTGTACACCAACAGTTTTCTTCACTTGAACAATGCTGTATCTATTAACCTTGGGAACAATGCACTGCAGGACATTCAGACGGGGGCTTTTAACGGGCTCCGAGTTCTGAAGAGGTTGTATTTGCACGAAAACAAATTGGACATTTTCAGGAACGACACTTTCCTGGGTTTGGAAAGTCTGGAATATCTGCAGGCAGATTACAATGTCATTAAACGGATTGAAAGCGGGGCATTTCGAAACCTAAGTAAATTGAGGGTCCTTATCCTAAATGACAATCTTATCCCCATGCTCCCCACCAACTTATTTAAGTCCGTGTCCTTAACCCACTTGGACTTGCGCGGGAACCGCCTCAAAGTCCTTTCATACCGCGGGATGTTGGACCACATTGGCAGGAGCCTGATGGAGATCCAGCTGGAGGAGAACCCGTGGAACTGTACGTGCGAGATCGTGCAGCTCAAGAGCTGGCTGGAGCGCATCCCCTACACCGCTCTGGTGGGGGACATCACCTGCGAGACCCCCTTCCACTTCCACGGGAAGGACCTGCGGGAAATCAAGAGAAGCAAGCTCTGCCCCATGCTGTCTGACTCCGAGGTGGAagccagcctgggcatccctcaGCTGTCCTCCAGCAAGGAGACCGCGTGGCCTACGAAGCCTTCCTCCATGCTGTCCTCCTTCCACTTCACCGCTTCCTCTGTTGAGTACAAAACATCCAACAAGCAGCCCAAGCCCACCAAGCAGCCCAGGGCGCCCCGGCCTCCCCCGACCCCCCGTGGCCTGTATCCCGGGCCCAACCAACCCCCCGTGGCTGCCTACCAGACCCGGCCCCCCATCCCCATCATCTGCCCCACCGGCTGCTCTTGCAGTTTGCACATCAACGACCTGGGCCTGACGGTCAACTGCAAGGAGCGGGGGTTCCACAACATCTCCGAGCTCCTGCCCAGGCCCTTGAACGCCAAGAAGCTGTACCTGAGCGGGAATTTGATCCAGAAAATCTACCGCTCCGATTTCTGGaatttttcctccttggatCTCTTACACCTGGGGAACAACCGGATCTCCTACGTGCAGGACGGGGCGTTCATCAACCTGCCGAACCTCAAGAGCCTGTACCTGAATGGGAACGACATCGAGCGGCTCACCCCGGGCATGTTCCGGGGCCTGCAGAGTTTGCATTACCTGTACTTCGAGTACAACCTGATCAGGGAAATCCAGCCGGCAGCCTTCAGCCTCATGCCCAACCTGAAGCTCCTCTTCCTCAACGACAACCTGCTCCGCACGCTGCCCACCGACGCCTTCGCCGGCACCTCCCTGGCGCGCCTCAACCTGCGCAACAACCACTTCCTGGCGCTGCCGGTGGCCGGGGTGCTGGAGCACCTGCACGCCATCGTGCAGATCGACCTGAAGCTCAACCCCTGGGACTGCACCTGCGAGCTGGTGCCGCTGAAGCAGTGGCTGGAGGCGCTCAGCTCCGTCAGCGTGGTGGGCGAGGTGCTGTGCGCCAGCCCCGAGCCGCTGGCCCGCCGCGACCTGCGCTCGCTGGAGCTGGCCGCGCTGTGCCCCGCCGCCCtgcgccccgccgccgccgccgccgcctcgccccccgccgccgccccgccgccgcccgccgccaccGGCGCGGCCGCCTACGAGCTGCCCCCggccgccgcggccgcggccGTGCCGCTCTCCGTGCTCATCCTCAGCCTCCTCGTCCTCTTCTTCTCCGCCGTGCTCGTGGCCGCCGGGCTCTTCGCCTTCGTGCTGCGCCGCCGCCGGCGGAAGCTGCCGTTCCGCGGCCCGCGGGCGGAGGCGGCGGACCTGGGCGCGGTGCCGCTGCGCTGCCCGCGGCTCTTCCCcgagggcggcggcgggggcggcggcggcggcggcggcggcggggggggcccCGGGGAGCGGTCCCCGGAGAAGGCGCCCCCGGCGGGCCACGTCTACGACTACATCCCGCACCCGGTGACCCAGATGTGCAACAACCCCATCTACAAGccgcgggaggaggaggaggcggcgggcgGCTGTGCCGGCGGCGGCGAGGCGGCCGAGCTGCTGCGGGGCGGCGGCGAGCGCGGCTTCTCCCAccccgccgcctccgccgccgcGCCGGAGCCGGGCAGCAGCTACCGCACCTtgctggagaaggagcaggagtgGAGCCTGGCCGTGTCCAGCTCGCAGCTCAACACCATCGTGGCCgtgcacccccagcaccccgcGGGCGGAGGGCTGGCGGCGGGCGCGctcggggcggcggcggcggggggagccccGCGGGACCGCGACCGCCCGCCGCCCTGCGCCGTGGGGTTCGTGGACTGCCTGTACGGCACCGTGCCCAAGCTGAAGGAACTGCACGTCCACCCCCCCGGCATGCAATACCCGGACCTGCAGCAGGACGCCAGGCTGAAGGAGACCCTGCTCTTCACGGCCGGCAAGGGCTTCCCGGACCACCAAACCCCCACAAGCGAATACCTCGAGTTAAGGGCCAAACTCCAAACCAAGCCGGATTACCTCGAAGTCCTGGAGAAGACCACGTACCGGTTCTga